A window of Oncorhynchus kisutch isolate 150728-3 linkage group LG23, Okis_V2, whole genome shotgun sequence genomic DNA:
CGGTGCTAGGCCTAAAGATTCAGACTTTTGTGTTTCCACCCCTGAGGCCTAAATGTGACATGTTATTGTCTGAGACTGAGGCCTCACCCATTCTCTTTTGTCTTTTTCTTACCAGGTTTCCCTGATTTTCCAGGGAGTCCTCAGCGATGGAGGTGCTACAGTGCGATGGCTGTGACTTCCGTGCTGAGTCGTACGACGACCTCAAGACCCACATCCAGGATGTACACACGGCCTTCCTGCAGCCCACTGATGTTGGAGAGGGGGGCGGGAGTCCCTGCCAGTCCAGGGCAGACTCTCTGAACTCCCCCAACcagacagagggggaggaagaagagCAGAATACATCTCCACAAACTGAAACGGGTAAGGGAACTGCATCAACGGTGATGTTTATGGACAAATGATTATGATTAAGGTTATGATTATTATGCTAAAGATAAatgtttgttattattatttatgatATTGATATAATATGTATAGGCATATGTTTTATTCtttgcatacagtgccttcagaaagcattcttaccccttgacttattccaattTGTTTGTGTTACAGCCATTTTTTTTCAATGGATGAATTAGatttattttctcacccatctacacacaacacatgtcaaagtgaaaatgacaaagtgaaaacatatttttagacattttggcaaatttattgaaaatgaaatacagaaatatctaatctgtaccagtccaaagtttggacacacctactcattccaggtttttctCAATGTTTTAcaaatttctacattgtagattaatagtgaagacatcaaaactatgaaataacacatatggaatcatgtagtaaccaaaaaagtgttaaactaattcttcaaagtagccaccctttgccttgttgacagctttgcacactcttggcattctctcaaccagcttcatgaggtagtcacctggaatgcatttcaattaacaggtgtgccttgtttaaagttcatttgtggaagttctttccttcttcatgcgtttgagccaatcagttatgttgtgacaaggtaggggtggtatacagaagatagccctatttgggaaaagaccaattccatattatggcaagaacagctcaaataagcaaagagaaacgacagtctatcattactttaagacatgaaggtccgtcaaccatcaagtgctatgatgaaactggctctcatgaggaccgccacaggaaaggaagacccagagttacctctgctgcagttcattagagttagctGCACCTCAGAtagcagccaaaataaatgcttcacagagttcaagtaacagacacatctcaacatcaactgttcagaggagactgcgtgaatcaggtctttgtggtcgaattgctgcaaagaaacgactactaaaggacaccaataagaggaagagacttgattgggccaagaaacatgagcaatggtcattagaccggtggaaatatgtgcttttgtttgatgagtccaaagatgtttttggttccaaccaccgtgtctttgtgagacgcagagtaggtgaacggatgatctccgcatgtgtggttcccaccctaAAGCATGGGGGAGGAgatgtggtggtgtgggggtgctttgctggtgacagtctgtgatttatttaaaaatcaaggcacacttaaccaacatggctaccaccgcattctgcagcgacactccatcccatctggtttgtgcttcgTAGGACTATCATTTGATTTCAACAGGTCAATgagccaacacacctccaggttgtttaagggctatttgatcaagaaggagggtgatggggtgctgcataagatgacctggcctccacaatcacctgacctcaaaccaattgagatggtttgggatgagttggaacagactgaaggaaaagcagccaacaagcatatgtggaaactccttcaagactgttggaaaagcattcctcatgaagctggttgagagaatgcctagagtgtgcaaagctgccatcaaggcaaatggtggctactttgaagaatctcaaaatactttgatttgtttcacacttttttggttactacatgattccatatgtgttatttcgtagttttgatgtcttcactattattctacaatgtagaaaaataaagaaaaatacttgaattagtaggtgtgtccaaacctttgactagtactgtaagttttcacacccctgagtcaatacttagtagtttttcaagataaaaaagaaacagaaaggcgctaagcacaggcaaatccTAGAgtaaaatctggttcagtctgctttccaccaaacacagggagattaattcacattttagcaggacaataaccttaaacacaagtCAAATCAACAATGGAGTTGCTTACcgagaagacagtgaatgttcctgagtgtccgagtcacagtttggacttaaatctacctcaaaatctatggcaagacctgaaaatggttgtctagcattgatcaacaaccaatttgacaaagcttgaagaattttgaaaagaataatgtgcaaatgttgtacaattcaggtgtgaaagctcttagagacatacccagaaagactcacagctgtaatctatgccaaaggtgcttcaacaaattatgaattcttatgtaaatgagatatttctgtaaaatatttccaaaaacatgtttttactttgtgattatggggtattgtgtgtagatggatgaggggaaaaaatctatttaatccattttgattgAATTCGGGAttcagtaacacaacaaaatatggaataagtctaggggtatgaATACGTTCTACTATTTACAGTATATTAACATTGATATTGCTATTTAAGGAAAGACTGTTTTATCTTCTCTTTTTTCCTTTCTTTTCCATTGGCCACCCCTTTGAAACAGACTTTTCAAGTTCAAACCAAATGCCATACAGCAAGTCAGCAAACCATCCCAACAAAACTGCAAACCAGTTATTCCAGTGCAAAATCTGTGTCCGTTACTTCAGATCAAAATCTCTGTTGTCTGAACACACCAAGAAGGTACATGGAACCTCACTAAGTGGCGGGAACTCACCTGCCTCCCATACGTCCAAACAGTCCAACTATAACATCGTTATCCATGACAGTCTTGGGAAAGTGTTCTCCTGCCAGTATTGTACATACAAGTCCCCACGCAAAGCCAGGATCCTGAAGCACCAGAAGATGTATCATAAAGGAAATCTGGACCCCCCAGAATCTTTGTCTGAGGCTGTTGATGACCCTGAGTCATTATCGTCCGAGGAACCCAGTGAGGAACTATCAGAAGATGTGGTAGAGCGTGGTATCCTAGAGTCCATGGTTAAACCTCTGGGGAAGTCAAGGGGAAACCAAGCGCTTCGAAGAGAGTGGTGTGACAACATGATGAAAAAGCACCGCAACATGGTGAAAATGATCTCAACCATCCAGCCgggtggagaaggagaaggaagcgCAGGTTCTTCTAAATCTGATTCCCCTTCCTCCCCCAGAAGCCCTCCTAACTCCAAAATGGTTTTCAAAGACCTGAGTGGTAATGAAGGCTCCTCTGTAGTCAACTCCTCAGTTTTCAAGCTCAACAAGCCTGCCTCTGGGATATCACCCTATCAGTATTCACAGATTCAATCGGTAGCGCCCAACAGCACGGGATCCTCCATTTTGTCTGACAGGTCCACCTTCGTCATGTCCGATGTTTCCAACTCTGCCATGGAGATGGATTTGAGCATGCTTGACGACTCCAGGAGCACCTCTGAGGAAGATGACGAGGAACTGGGTGATGAGGATGATCCCAATTACACCGACCCCTTGTCAACTGGGGATTCTGCCAAGCAGCTTCTGTCCGAAGAGGATAACAAGATGCTGGAGACTAAAGGGATACCATTCAGAAGGTACATGAACAGGTTCCAGTGTCCTTTCTGCTCTTTCCTCACCATGCATCGCAGAAGCATCTCCCGTCACATTGAGAACATACACCTATCTGGGAAGACAACGGTATACAAGTGTGATGAGTGCCCCTTTATCTGCACCAGCCCTCTCAAGTTAGGCACGCACAAGCAAAGTCACTCCTCAGACTGGGACACCATGGACCTGACCAGTGAAAGCCCAGGTCCTCAGAATAACGAGACACCAGAATCAGTGAACGGAGGAAACGTTGCTGCTTCCAAAGTCAATGGGAAAAAGCTAAGTAATGTGGGCAATGATCTAAACCAGCAAAATCCTCACCGCTGTACACTCTGTAGCTTCTCGACAACCACGCTGAAAGGGCTACGAGTTCACCAGCAACACAAGCACTCCTACTGTGACGACATGCAAGCTGCCAGCTTGGAGGGCTCTACAAATGAGCAACAGGACTCGGAATTGGAAACATTCTCCAGTTCTCCGAGCCAGGTACAAAAAACACAGACTTCAATTCTAGGACTTGGATCCAAAAAGCACTTAACTGGGAAAACTGCAAGGAAGTCCATCAATGATCTACCTTTGGATCTGTCCCCAGTCAAGAAGAGAACTAGGATTGATGAAATTGCCAACAACCTTCAGAGCAAGATCAGTCAGCAACAGGAGGATCTGGTGATTAATCTGGAAGAAATtgatgatgaagaggaaggaGAGCTCAACATGAATGAAGATGCAGGCAGAGACAAGGAAGAGAACAACGGTGAGAGTAAAAATCATGGCTACGTTTACAACAAGCTTTACGAAGGCCGGGTGGGTAAAAGAAAAAGAACCCTCACGTCAAAGCTAAGAAACATTCCCATTGCAATGACACTCTCTGATGATGAGGACAAGGAGTCTGTTGATCTTAAAGCAGATCTCCAAGACCAGAGCAGCCAAGACAGCCGGGACACTTCTTTCCAGGAGAACCTTGACTATACAGAGGACTCAGGGATGGCACGATTCTATTGCAAGCACTGTGACTACCATAACAAGTCAGCCCGCAGTGTGAGCACCCACTACCAGAGAATGCACCCCTACATTAAGTTTAGCTTTAGATACATTCTCGACCCTGAGGACCAAAGTGCCGTATTTCGTTGTCTGGAGTGCTTCATCGAATACACCAACTTCAACAACCTTCATGAGCATTACATGGATCACCACCCAGAAGCCAGCAATGTGCTGAACTTCAACCAGCCAGATTTGGTGTACATGTGCCGCTTTTGTTCGTACACAAGTCCAAACGTCAGAAGCTTGATGCCCCATTACCAAAGAATGCACCCTGAGGTGAAAATAAACAACGCTATGATCTTCTCGAGTTACGTGGTGGAACAGCAGCACAAGGGAGCAGAATCTCAAACGCTTAGAGAAATTTTAAATTCCGGTCCCAAGAGTTTCACATGTAGCTCCTCCACTTCCACACCCAAGTCCTCGTCCAGTCCTGTGCTCAAAAGTGTTGCAAAGACACAAGATTCAAGCTCTGAGACAGAGGCCCTGAAAGAGGTTGGTAATGTTGTGGTCTATGACTGTGACTTATGCTCCTTTGCTAGCCCTAACATGCACTCTGTATTGGTTCACTATCAGAAAAAGCACCCAGAGCAAAAGGCCTCATATTTCCGCATTCAGAAAACCATGAGAGTTATCACAGTCGATAGGCCACAGTCAGCAGGCAACTCTTCTTACAACATCAATATACCAACCCCTGCTAAGTCGCCAAGTGCCGCCATGCCATTTGGTACAGATGAGGAGATATACTACTGTAAACATTGTGTGTACAGCAACCGCTCTGTAGTGGGAGTTCTTGTCCATTATCAAAAGAGACATCCAGAAATAAAGGTGACTGCGAAATACATCAAGCACGCCGCTCCCACCTCTGGGCTGATGAAACTAATGGATGAGCTTCAGATTGCACCTCCAAAGCAGTTTCTCAAACAGTTCAACAACAATGGATTTGATGGGTCCAGCAATTCTCACGCTAGAGTTGTCACAGAGAAAGGAGAAGCAGAGATGCTTTTCTTCTGTCAGCACTGTGACTACGGGAACCGCACTGTAAAAGGAGTGCTTATTCACTACCAGAAGAAGCACAGGGACGCAAAGTCCAATGCTGACCTTGTACGCCGGCACACTGCAGTGGTCCGCAGTCAAAGAGAGCGAGCGCAGATGGGCCAGTCAGGCACTGCCGCCTCTGCCATAGCCCCTGCTGCTCCCACCGAGACCGAGGCATCCTCCGGATGTCTTCGCTCACTGAAGTGCAGGCACTGCTCTTATACATCTCCATACGTTTACGCATTGAAGAAGCACCTGAAGAAGGATCATCCTACTGTGAAAGCCACAGCCATGACCATTTTACACTGGGCGTACCAAGATGGCATCCTGGAGGCTGGTTATCACTGTGAGTGGTGCATCTACTCCCATGCGGAACCCAACGGGCTGCTAATGCATTACCAAAGACGCCACCCAGAGCACAATGTTGACTACACGTACATGGCAAGCAAGCTGTGGGCCGGGCCTGATACCACCACCTCCCAGCCAGGGGGGAACGCTGGGGAGAGTAAGCACTACCAATGCAGAGATTGTGCTTTCGAGGCGTGCTCCATCTGGGATATTACCAACCACTACCAAGCTGTCCACCCCTGGGCTGTCAAAGGGGATGAGTCTGTACTATTGGACATAATCAAAGGTCCAAGATCCCAAGAGAAAGTCCACCCCTCAATGGCTAAAGGACCACCTTTCACTTTTCTTCCAACTGCTCACGATGAAGGAACATTGGATATCCCTACCTCACCTCAAGAGCACCAACACCACCAATACCATCCCAGGCTCTCCCACACAAGCAACTCGATCTCCAACAACCCCTACCAGtgcactgtatgtctgtctgagtATAACAGCCTACATGGACTTCTGACACACTATGGCAAAAAACACCCAGGCATGAAAGTCAAGGCGGCTGACTTCGCACAGGAAGCTGATATAAATCCAAGTTCGGTTTACAAGTGCCGACACTGTCCGTATGTGAACTCACGCATCCATGGAGTTCTTACTCATTACCAGAAGAGGCATCCGTTGGTGAAAGTCACCGCTGAGGACTTTGCGGATGACATCGAGCAGGTTAAAGATATAACTGAAGTGGATGACAAGTGCAAGACCCAAAGACAGGGTTATGGAGCATACAGATGCAAAATGTGTCCGTACACTCATGGAACATTGGAGAAACTGAAAATTCACTATGAAAAATATCACAATCAACCTGCTTCAGATATGTTCAAGCATTCCCTCGTGCCATATTCCACTGTGAAAGATGAGGTGGTCGCTGAATGCAGTGCCACAAGTGTATCATCAGAGGTACAAGAGGTTAGCGAATTCAAACTTGCTCTCACCCAGTTCCCTATCAACAAAGGAGAGACCCATGCTGTGTTTAGGTGTCAGCTCTGCAAGTACTTCTGCTCAACCAGAAAAGGCATAGCTCGACACTACCGCATCAAGCACAACAACGTCAGAGCTCAACCGGAAGGCAAGAACAACgtcttcaagtgtgctctctgttcATACACCAATCCCATTCGCAAAGGCCTGGCGGCACATTACCAGAAACGTCATGACATTGATGCCTATTACACACATTGCCTGGCAGCCTCCAAGACTTTGACGGAGAAGCCCAGTAAAGTGGTGGTGCCCGTGGCATCGGAGGCTGAAGGGTCGGAGCTGAGCGAGGAGCTACGATTGGCcgtggagaggagggagtgttCGCTCTGTGCGTTCCAGGCCTTCAGCAGGAAGAGCATAGTTTCACACTACATCAAACGCCATCCAGGAGTCTTCCCCAAGCGGCAACACACCAGCAAGCTCGGACGCTACTTCACTGTGCTCTATGCCAAAGAACCAGAACATGTTGAAGAGGTAACAGAAGTGGTGGAGGTTGAACCGAAGCCCGAGCCAGAGGGAGAGGTTGCCGAGTGGCTGCCTTTCAAGTGTTTAAAATGCTTCCAGCGATTCAGCACGGTGAAACTTCTCTCCATGCACTACAACGACCATCACAGTGGCAAGGACCACAAACAGGACTTTGTCATCCACCCCAGCCTCACGGAAGATGGGACGGAGACAGAGCTCTATCAGTGTTCCCACTGCGAGTTGAAGTTCCTGGGCCTTCCTCTCCTCAGCACTCACCTGATGAACCATAACGAGGAGTTCCAGAAGAGGGCGATGCGGCAAGAGAGGAGGAAACAGCTCCTTTGCAAGCAGAAGTCATCCGAGCCACCGGAGACAAAGCCTGAGAAAGTGAGTAGAAGAGTTTACAAAAGGATGGTGATTTATCATCTTAGTAAAATACTAGATGTGGCCATTGTTTTGGACTAGAATGAGAATGAAAATGAGACTGTGAATAATAACTAACGGTATATGAAGCATTTCCACTGTATTGGGCTAACATAGGAATGTTACACATAGTATTGATGTTTAAGGTTTTATCGTTAGAAATGAAATCAGTTATAGAGAATATGAGTGTAAGGCTGTTAGATTTACCACCTTTTCTTcccttttttcttttcttttagcTGGTGAATAATGCTGACAAAGCACCGATCGGCTACAGGTGTAACTTCTGTGTGGAGGTCCACCCTACTCTCAGAGCCATCTGTAACCACCTGAGGAAACATGTCCAGTACGGGGAGGTCAAAGAGGGCCATGTCAAGGTAAGATCAAATAGCCAAGAGTTTTGGTAACAGACGGGGGTCATGCATGCtcttacaatgcattataaccaCATCATAATCCATTATACCTTCAGGATTTAACCGGTTAAGCGTAAACTCTGCAATTCTGGGGACTTATGTTATTATTTCATTGAATTGAGTTTGCCTCAGAAGACCCTGGGGTATCAGGTTACATATCCACAGCCACTGGAAGCTGGAACCTTATTGAGAGGTCTCTGAATAACTGAACATATTCACTGTTGCTACCtaagggtaggtttaacagagaaTATTAAA
This region includes:
- the LOC109877830 gene encoding zinc finger protein 462 isoform X4 encodes the protein MEVLQCDGCDFRAESYDDLKTHIQDVHTAFLQPTDVGEGGGSPCQSRADSLNSPNQTEGEEEEQNTSPQTETDFSSSNQMPYSKSANHPNKTANQLFQCKICVRYFRSKSLLSEHTKKVHGTSLSGGNSPASHTSKQSNYNIVIHDSLGKVFSCQYCTYKSPRKARILKHQKMYHKGNLDPPESLSEAVDDPESLSSEEPSEELSEDVVERGILESMVKPLGKSRGNQALRREWCDNMMKKHRNMVKMISTIQPGGEGEGSAGSSKSDSPSSPRSPPNSKMVFKDLSGNEGSSVVNSSVFKLNKPASGISPYQYSQIQSVAPNSTGSSILSDRSTFVMSDVSNSAMEMDLSMLDDSRSTSEEDDEELGDEDDPNYTDPLSTGDSAKQLLSEEDNKMLETKGIPFRRYMNRFQCPFCSFLTMHRRSISRHIENIHLSGKTTVYKCDECPFICTSPLKLGTHKQSHSSDWDTMDLTSESPGPQNNETPESVNGGNVAASKVNGKKLSNVGNDLNQQNPHRCTLCSFSTTTLKGLRVHQQHKHSYCDDMQAASLEGSTNEQQDSELETFSSSPSQVQKTQTSILGLGSKKHLTGKTARKSINDLPLDLSPVKKRTRIDEIANNLQSKISQQQEDLVINLEEIDDEEEGELNMNEDAGRDKEENNGESKNHGYVYNKLYEGRVGKRKRTLTSKLRNIPIAMTLSDDEDKESVDLKADLQDQSSQDSRDTSFQENLDYTEDSGMARFYCKHCDYHNKSARSVSTHYQRMHPYIKFSFRYILDPEDQSAVFRCLECFIEYTNFNNLHEHYMDHHPEASNVLNFNQPDLVYMCRFCSYTSPNVRSLMPHYQRMHPEVKINNAMIFSSYVVEQQHKGAESQTLREILNSGPKSFTCSSSTSTPKSSSSPVLKSVAKTQDSSSETEALKEVGNVVVYDCDLCSFASPNMHSVLVHYQKKHPEQKASYFRIQKTMRVITVDRPQSAGNSSYNINIPTPAKSPSAAMPFGTDEEIYYCKHCVYSNRSVVGVLVHYQKRHPEIKVTAKYIKHAAPTSGLMKLMDELQIAPPKQFLKQFNNNGFDGSSNSHARVVTEKGEAEMLFFCQHCDYGNRTVKGVLIHYQKKHRDAKSNADLVRRHTAVVRSQRERAQMGQSGTAASAIAPAAPTETEASSGCLRSLKCRHCSYTSPYVYALKKHLKKDHPTVKATAMTILHWAYQDGILEAGYHCEWCIYSHAEPNGLLMHYQRRHPEHNVDYTYMASKLWAGPDTTTSQPGGNAGESKHYQCRDCAFEACSIWDITNHYQAVHPWAVKGDESVLLDIIKGPRSQEKVHPSMAKGPPFTFLPTAHDEGTLDIPTSPQEHQHHQYHPRLSHTSNSISNNPYQCTVCLSEYNSLHGLLTHYGKKHPGMKVKAADFAQEADINPSSVYKCRHCPYVNSRIHGVLTHYQKRHPLVKVTAEDFADDIEQVKDITEVDDKCKTQRQGYGAYRCKMCPYTHGTLEKLKIHYEKYHNQPASDMFKHSLVPYSTVKDEVVAECSATSVSSEVQEVSEFKLALTQFPINKGETHAVFRCQLCKYFCSTRKGIARHYRIKHNNVRAQPEGKNNVFKCALCSYTNPIRKGLAAHYQKRHDIDAYYTHCLAASKTLTEKPSKVVVPVASEAEGSELSEELRLAVERRECSLCAFQAFSRKSIVSHYIKRHPGVFPKRQHTSKLGRYFTVLYAKEPEHVEEVTEVVEVEPKPEPEGEVAEWLPFKCLKCFQRFSTVKLLSMHYNDHHSGKDHKQDFVIHPSLTEDGTETELYQCSHCELKFLGLPLLSTHLMNHNEEFQKRAMRQERRKQLLCKQKSSEPPETKPEKLVNNADKAPIGYRCNFCVEVHPTLRAICNHLRKHVQYGEVKEGHVKEVADVPLSTIPAESSLTNGEVEEVTNNSVMESVPKDLTMVVAGAAVAMETAEMAVGMSPVVGAAVLPIDQVKERLTGGHPCAQCDRVFMSMQGLRSHERSHSAMAMFTREDKYSCQYCQFVSPFRHNLDKHVQSHHRHHKPFRCKLCPFKSAYLSRLKSHLHKAHPGAGYPHETVDVRRQLSHYQVASRSHVTSSSPTARPQAASSDTRPDGILTCEFCEFSSGYMQSLRRHYRDRHGGKKLFKCKDCSFFTCSKSTFTMHVEAGHTVVPEEGPKDLRCPLCLYHTKYKSNMIDHIVLHREEHVVPLEVSRYKLSRHLAGGEFRCHKCTFTSSSDQSLQLHLTKHNEMKPYQCQLCYYDSRQRYQLEEHLREEHKVIRNFELMGQVNLDQLDAIKERNSSAEEEEAREEDGLGAMEEEIVEDEVEMEEIVEDEVEMEESIDEELEQKEEEEEKRIEEAEAEKPAPKDVPVVSPSSSSVTASAERRFPCEFCGRCFTNSIEWERHVLRHGMTVTNSRTDTSTTPAIDASASALPSIGSSTIGTMTDRGLDLSSNGMEVGKEYASDLLQSSNNLNEEDNKEMLETKK
- the LOC109877830 gene encoding zinc finger protein 462 isoform X3 produces the protein MEVLQCDGCDFRAESYDDLKTHIQDVHTAFLQPTDVGEGGGSPCQSRADSLNSPNQTEGEEEEQNTSPQTETDFSSSNQMPYSKSANHPNKTANQLFQCKICVRYFRSKSLLSEHTKKVHGTSLSGGNSPASHTSKQSNYNIVIHDSLGKVFSCQYCTYKSPRKARILKHQKMYHKGNLDPPESLSEAVDDPESLSSEEPSEELSEDVVERGILESMVKPLGKSRGNQALRREWCDNMMKKHRNMVKMISTIQPGGEGEGSAGSSKSDSPSSPRSPPNSKMVFKDLSGNEGSSVVNSSVFKLNKPASGISPYQYSQIQSVAPNSTGSSILSDRSTFVMSDVSNSAMEMDLSMLDDSRSTSEEDDEELGDEDDPNYTDPLSTGDSAKQLLSEEDNKMLETKGIPFRRYMNRFQCPFCSFLTMHRRSISRHIENIHLSGKTTVYKCDECPFICTSPLKLGTHKQSHSSDWDTMDLTSESPGPQNNETPESVNGGNVAASKVNGKKLSNVGNDLNQQNPHRCTLCSFSTTTLKGLRVHQQHKHSYCDDMQAASLEGSTNEQQDSELETFSSSPSQVQKTQTSILGLGSKKHLTGKTARKSINDLPLDLSPVKKRTRIDEIANNLQSKISQQQEDLVINLEEIDDEEEGELNMNEDAGRDKEENNGESKNHGYVYNKLYEGRVGKRKRTLTSKLRNIPIAMTLSDDEDKESVDLKADLQDQSSQDSRDTSFQENLDYTEDSGMARFYCKHCDYHNKSARSVSTHYQRMHPYIKFSFRYILDPEDQSAVFRCLECFIEYTNFNNLHEHYMDHHPEASNVLNFNQPDLVYMCRFCSYTSPNVRSLMPHYQRMHPEVKINNAMIFSSYVVEQQHKGAESQTLREILNSGPKSFTCSSSTSTPKSSSSPVLKSVAKTQDSSSETEALKEVGNVVVYDCDLCSFASPNMHSVLVHYQKKHPEQKASYFRIQKTMRVITVDRPQSAGNSSYNINIPTPAKSPSAAMPFGTDEEIYYCKHCVYSNRSVVGVLVHYQKRHPEIKVTAKYIKHAAPTSGLMKLMDELQIAPPKQFLKQFNNNGFDGSSNSHARVVTEKGEAEMLFFCQHCDYGNRTVKGVLIHYQKKHRDAKSNADLVRRHTAVVRSQRERAQMGQSGTAASAIAPAAPTETEASSGCLRSLKCRHCSYTSPYVYALKKHLKKDHPTVKATAMTILHWAYQDGILEAGYHCEWCIYSHAEPNGLLMHYQRRHPEHNVDYTYMASKLWAGPDTTTSQPGGNAGESKHYQCRDCAFEACSIWDITNHYQAVHPWAVKGDESVLLDIIKGPRSQEKVHPSMAKGPPFTFLPTAHDEGTLDIPTSPQEHQHHQYHPRLSHTSNSISNNPYQCTVCLSEYNSLHGLLTHYGKKHPGMKVKAADFAQEADINPSSVYKCRHCPYVNSRIHGVLTHYQKRHPLVKVTAEDFADDIEQVKDITEVDDKCKTQRQGYGAYRCKMCPYTHGTLEKLKIHYEKYHNQPASDMFKHSLVPYSTVKDEVVAECSATSVSSEVQEVSEFKLALTQFPINKGETHAVFRCQLCKYFCSTRKGIARHYRIKHNNVRAQPEGKNNVFKCALCSYTNPIRKGLAAHYQKRHDIDAYYTHCLAASKTLTEKPSKVVVPVASEAEGSELSEELRLAVERRECSLCAFQAFSRKSIVSHYIKRHPGVFPKRQHTSKLGRYFTVLYAKEPEHVEEVTEVVEVEPKPEPEGEVAEWLPFKCLKCFQRFSTVKLLSMHYNDHHSGKDHKQDFVIHPSLTEDGTETELYQCSHCELKFLGLPLLSTHLMNHNEEFQKRAMRQERRKQLLCKQKSSEPPETKPEKLVNNADKAPIGYRCNFCVEVHPTLRAICNHLRKHVQYGEVKEGHVKQEVADVPLSTIPAESSLTNGEVEEVTNNSVMESVPKDLTMVVAGAAVAMETAEMAVGMSPVVGAAVLPIDQVKERLTGGHPCAQCDRVFMSMQGLRSHERSHSAMAMFTREDKYSCQYCQFVSPFRHNLDKHVQSHHRHHKPFRCKLCPFKSAYLSRLKSHLHKAHPGAGYPHETVDVRRQLSHYQVASRSHVTSSSPTARPQAASSDTRPDGILTCEFCEFSSGYMQSLRRHYRDRHGGKKLFKCKDCSFFTCSKSTFTMHVEAGHTVVPEEGPKDLRCPLCLYHTKYKSNMIDHIVLHREEHVVPLEVSRYKLSRHLAGGEFRCHKCTFTSSSDQSLQLHLTKHNEMKPYQCQLCYYDSRQRYQLEEHLREEHKVIRNFELMGQVNLDQLDAIKERNSSAEEEEAREEDGLGAMEEEIVEDEVEMEEIVEDEVEMEESIDEELEQKEEEEEKRIEEAEAEKPAPKDVPVVSPSSSSVTASAERRFPCEFCGRCFTNSIEWERHVLRHGMTVTNSRTDTSTTPAIDASASALPSIGSSTIGTMTDRGLDLSSNGMEVGKEYASDLLQSSNNLNEEDNKEMLETKK